The genome window CGGTGGTTCTCAAGCGGGTGGTTCGGCGGGCCCGTCCCCACGATCCGCGGATCACCGTGAATGTGGGTACCCCCAGCAGGTTGAGTTTCCCCTCGTCACATGCGACCTCCACCGCAGCTGCCCTGATCGCCTTGTCCCGGATCATCGGTTCTGCCGCCCCGTTGGCGGGGATCCCGGTGATGATGGCGTCCCGTCTGGTGCTCGGCGTCCACTACCCGACCGATGTGCTGGCGGGGGTGGCGCTCGGCGCTGCGACCGAGCAGACTGTCCACCGATTCGCCGCCAGAACCGGCA of Corynebacterium terpenotabidum Y-11 contains these proteins:
- a CDS encoding phosphatase PAP2 family protein — protein: MSSREADLLVALQDSVVDTPAGPAVQAAARGLSHFGEHALGWMGLAAVGALVHRGDRDPQKGRDAWLALGVSAFTAHAASVVLKRVVRRARPHDPRITVNVGTPSRLSFPSSHATSTAAALIALSRIIGSAAPLAGIPVMMASRLVLGVHYPTDVLAGVALGAATEQTVHRFAARTGTTGTTVSTTKENGR